A segment of the Allosaccharopolyspora coralli genome:
TGGCCCGGGTACCGGCCGATCGCGGGCAACCTGCTGCCCGACCTGCTCAACGGACTCGATCTCGGTTTGAACCTGGACGACCCGATCCGCGCGGTGGTCCCCCACAGCGTGCTGCTCGAGACCGCCGCGCACCGCGACTGACCGGCTGCGAGCCTCGTCCCCGGGTGCCACCCCAGCGCCGATTACCTAGTCTCGGACGTGATGGCTCACGATCACGCACCTGCGAACGGGCCCGGCCTCATCGAGGACTATGCGTTGCTGTCCGATCTGCGGACGGCGGCTCTCGTCGGCAAGGACGGTTCGGTGGACTGGCTGTGTCTGCCGCGGTTCGATTCACCGTCGTGTTTCACGCGACTACTCGGTGATCACCGCGACGGACACTGGCAGCTCGCCCCGACGGCGACCGTGCGCGACGTGTCGCGGCGCTACCGCGGCAACTCGCTGGTCCTGGAGACCGACCTGCGAACCGACACCGGCACGGTCCGGCTCGTCGACAGCATGCCGCCGCACGAGAAGAACCAGCAGGACGATCCGTGCCTGGTGCGCCACCTGGAAGGACTCGACGGCGAGGTCGAGGTGCGGATGCGGTGGGTGCTGCGTTTCGCCTACGCGGACGCGGTGCCGTGGGTCCAGCACGTCCGCACCGAGGACCCGACCGACGAGTACGTCATCGGCGTCGCCGGCCCGCACGCGGTCGTGCTGCGCGGCGACGTCCTGCCGTACCCGGTCAGCGGTGAACTCGCCCACGAGGCCGTGTTCACCGTCCGCGCCGGGGAGCGGCTGTCGTGGGTGCTGCAGTGGACCAGCGACACCGACCAGGTCGCGCCGCCGCTGGATCCCGACCAGGAAACCCGGGACAGCGAGGACTTTTGGCACGAGTGGACCTCGCGGCTGCGCTACACCGGGGAGCACTCGGAGGCGGTCTACCGCTCGCTGGCGACCCTGAAGGCGCTGACCTTCGACCCCACCGGCGGCATGGTGGCCGCACCGACGACGTCGCTGCCCGAAGCACTCGGCGGCGACCGGAACTGGGACTACCGCTACTGCTGGCTGCGGGACGCCACGCTGGTGCTGCTCGCCCTGGACAACTACGGCTGCTCCGACGAGGCGGCGGCCTGGCGCCACTGGCTGGTGCGTGCGGTCGCCGGGGACCCGGCGGACCTGCAGATCATGTACGGCATCAGCGGCGAACGCCACATGTGGGAACGGGAGCTGGACTGGCTGTCCGGCTACCAGGGTTCCGCTCCGGTACGCATCGGCAACGGGGCGTTCCGCCAGCTCCAGCTCGACGTGTTCGGCGAGGTCATGGACGCCTTGCACCTGGCACGGGAACGCGGCTTGCAGGACACCGCGCGTTCCTGGGACGTGCAGCGCGGCATGCTGACCCACCTGGAGACGATCTGGCAGCAGCCGGACAAGGGTCTGTGGGAGGTCCGCGGCCCGGACCGGCACTTCACACACTCCCGCGTGATGGTGTGGGTCGCCTTCGACCGGGGGGTTCGGGCGATCGAGGAGCACGGATTGTCCGGCCCGGTCGGCCGCTGGAAGGAGCTGCGCGACACGGTGCACGAGGAGGTACTCACGAAAGGTTTCAACGAGGAACTGGGCGCGTTCACCCAGTACTACGGGGGCACCGAGCTGGATGCGTCGATCTTGTTGATCCCGGCCGTGGGGTTCCTGCCGGGCGACGACGAACGGGTCACGAGCACCGTGCGCGCCGTCGAGCAGCGGTTGCGGCACGGCGTGCTCGTCGACCGGTACGAAGCCGCGGAAGGTGAGCACTCGGTCGACGGGCTGCACGGGCGCGAAGGCTCGTTCCTGGCGTGCTCGTTCTGGCTGGTGGACGCACTGGCCGGGGCCGGGCGCCGCGACGAAGCGGTGGAGATGTTCGAGGGCCTGCTCGAACTGGCGAACGACGTGGGGCTCTACGCCGAGGAGTACGACCTGCACAGCGGCCGTTTCACCGGGAACTTCCCGCAGGCGTTCAGCCACCTGGGGCTGGTCAACTCGGCGGCGGTGCTCTACGGCGGGCACGTGCGCAACGAATCCGTCCGCCGCGGACCGTGGAGCCGGCGGTGAGGGCGGCCACGGTCGTCCCCGGCGACCCGGACTCGGCGGGGGTCAGCGAACTGCCGGGTCCGACTCCGCAACCGGGCGAACTGCTGGTCGAAGGGCTGCTCGCAGGAATGTGCGCGACCGACCGGGAAGTCGCCGCGAGCACGCACGGAGTGCTGCCTCCTGGCCACGACCGGTTGGTTCTGTTCCACGAGTCCGTGGGCCGGGTGCTGCACGCGCCCGCGATCAGCGGCTTCCACGAAGGCGACTTCGTGGCGGGCGTGGTGCGCAGACCGGACCCGAAGCCCTGTGGGGCGTGCGCCGCGGGCGAATGGGACTTCTGCCTCAACGGCGAGTTCACCGAACGCGGCATCAAGGGCCTCGACGGGTTCGGTGCGCAACGGTGGACGGTCGAACCACGGTTCGCGATCCCCGTCCCGGCGGCGCTGGGCGAGTTGGGGGTGCTGACGGAGCCGACGTCGGTGGTGGCGAAAGCCTGGGAGCAGGTCGAGCTGATCGGCCGCCGCTCCTTCTTCGCGCCGCGACGCGTGCTGGTGACCGGAGCCGGACCGATCGGCCTGCTCGCGGCGCTGCTGGCGGTGCAGCAAGGGCTCGAGGTGCACGTTCTCGACCGGGTCGACGACGGCCCGAAGCCCGACCTGGTCGCCGAACTCGGCGCGACCTACCACCGGGACGTGATGGCGATCGGGTTCGAACCGGACGTCGTCGTGGAGGCGACGGGCTCGGGTGAGGTCGTCTTCGAGGTGCTGCAGCGAACCGCGCGCAACGCGATCACCGTGCTCACCGGTATCTCCGGTGGCGACCGCACGGTGCCGATTCCGGCCGGGGCGATCAACAACGAGCTGGTGCTGGACAACGACGTGGTCGTGGGCAGCGTCAACGCCAACCTCAGGCACTACCGGTCGGCGGTTCAGGCGCTGGCGGCCGCCGACCCCGAGTGGCTCTCGTCGCTGATCACCCGCCGCCTTCCGCTCGACAAGTGGCCGGACGGTTTCTCCGGCGGGCCGCACGACATCAAGACCGTCGTCGAACTCCAGTAGCTCTGCGACCGACGAACAGCATTCCCGCCCCACCCCGAAGAGGCGAACGGCACTCTCGCCCCACCAGACGAGGCGAAAGTGCCGTTCGCCTCAGGCCCACTGGGGTAGGTGGTCCGCGATGAAAGCCCGCGCCCGGTCCGGCAGACACGGCTTCTCGAAGTAGTAGCCCTGGCCGGTCTCGCACCCGATCGCCGCGAGCCTTTGGGCTTGGTCCTCCGTCTCGACACCTTCGGCCGTCACCGAGAGGCCGAGGGTGTGCGCGAGCTCGACGAGGGTGCGGACGATGCGCGCGTCGACCGGGTCCGGCTCGTCGGGGTTGCGGAGCCCCTCCATGAACGATCCGGCGATCTTGAGTTCGTGCACGGGCAGATGCCGGAGGTAGGCGAGGTTGGAGTAGCCCGTCCCGAAGTCGTCGATGGCGATGCGGACGCCCATCTCGGAGAGGCGGCGCAGCGGCTCGAGTGCTTCGTCGGCGGTCCCCATCACTGCGCTCTCGGTGAGTTCGAGTTGCAGTTTGGCGGCTTCGAGACCGGTCTCGGCGAGGACTGCGGCGACGTCCGAGACGAGCCGGGGTTCGCGGAGCTGGCGAACGGCGAGGTTGACGCTCACGAACGGGGCGGTGTCCCCGAACTCGTCCGCCCACTGCTTGGCCTGCCTGCACGCGGTGCCGAGGACCCAGCGCCCGAGGGGGACGATGAGCCCGGTCTCCTCGGCGAGGCCGATGAACTTGTCCGGTCCGAGTCGCCCGTGGTCAGGGTGCCACCAGCGCACGAGCGCTTCCACGCCGACGACCTCGCGGCGGCGGAGACCGACGAGGGGCTGGTAGTCGACGTAGAACTCGCCGTGTTCGAGCGCCGCCGGCATGGTCGCAGAAAGGTGGAACCGCGCGAGTTCGCTCGCGTTGCGCACCGGGTCGAACGTCTTCCAGGTCCCTTTGCCCTCGGACTTCGCCCAGTAGAGCGTGACGTCGGCGTCGCGGATGAGCTCGGCGGCGTCCTGGCCCTCGACGGGACGTTCGACGATGCCGATGCTGGCACCGACGGACAGTTCGTTGCCGCCGATGCGGATAGGGTCGCCGAGAGCGTCGAGCACGGTCTCGGCGATGTCGACGGCCTGCTCGGTGCCGGTGGAGTCCTCGACCAGGATGACGAACTCGTCGCCCCCCATGCGAGCGACGAGACGGTCGGAGCCCCGCACGGTGTGCGCGAGGCGGTCGGCGACCGCGACGAGCAGATCGTCACCGATGTGGTGCCCGAGGCTGTCGTTGATCATCTTGAACCCGTCGAGGTCCATGTAGCAGACGGCGATGCGTTCGTCGTCGCGATGCGCGCGCATGGTCTCGTCGAGCCGGTCGAGCAGCAGCGCGCGGTTGGGCAGGCCGGTCAGCGGGTCGTGCATGGCCTGGTGGCGCAGGCGTTCCTGCAGCGTCTTGCGATCGGTGACGTCCTCGACCATCGCGACCTGGTAGAGCGGCAGGTCGTCCTCGCCGCGCACGAGGGAGACGACGATCTCGGTCCATACCCGGGTTCCGTCGGGGCGCACGAACTGCTTCTCGACGCGGTACTGGTCGCGGTCGCCCCGGACGAGTTGCTCGTAGACATCCCGATTCTCGTCGTCCTCGTCGGGGCCGGTGAGCTCGTAGACCATCATGCGGCGCAGTTCGTCGTACGGTCGTCCGAGGATGCGGCGCAGCGAGGAGTTGACTTCGAGGATGCGACCGCCGATGTCGGCGATGCCGATGCCGAGCACGGCTTCGGCGAAGATCGCCCGAAAGCGGGACTCGCTGGTGCGCAGTGCGTTCTCGACGGAGTCGCGGGCGTCGATGACGGCCTGCCGGATGGCTTCTTGCTCGTCGAGCGTGCGCTTGCGTGCGGCCTGCACGAACCCGGCGCACACCGCCCCTTGGATCGCCGAGAGCCGCTGTCTCCACTCGGGCGTGTCCTCGATGCCGAGCAGGCGCAGCGCGTCCTCGCCGAGCACGTCGACGGTGCCGGCGAGGGACTCGGCGCCGGTGAAGTGGACGGCGACGAGGTCGGCTCCGACCGCCCGGGCGTCCTCGCTGTCGAACGGCTCGCTGACCAGGTCGGCGACGAGCCGCTCGGTGTAGCTCTCGAGCCTGCGTTCGACCTCGTCGCCGGTCATCGGGACGTAGCTGGTGCGCGTCAACGCCTGGGCCCAAGCCAGAGCGAAGCGTTGCCTGTCGGCGGCCCTGACGGCACCAGCGCTCGACGG
Coding sequences within it:
- a CDS encoding glucose 1-dehydrogenase, with the translated sequence MRAATVVPGDPDSAGVSELPGPTPQPGELLVEGLLAGMCATDREVAASTHGVLPPGHDRLVLFHESVGRVLHAPAISGFHEGDFVAGVVRRPDPKPCGACAAGEWDFCLNGEFTERGIKGLDGFGAQRWTVEPRFAIPVPAALGELGVLTEPTSVVAKAWEQVELIGRRSFFAPRRVLVTGAGPIGLLAALLAVQQGLEVHVLDRVDDGPKPDLVAELGATYHRDVMAIGFEPDVVVEATGSGEVVFEVLQRTARNAITVLTGISGGDRTVPIPAGAINNELVLDNDVVVGSVNANLRHYRSAVQALAAADPEWLSSLITRRLPLDKWPDGFSGGPHDIKTVVELQ
- a CDS encoding glycoside hydrolase family 15 protein, with product MAHDHAPANGPGLIEDYALLSDLRTAALVGKDGSVDWLCLPRFDSPSCFTRLLGDHRDGHWQLAPTATVRDVSRRYRGNSLVLETDLRTDTGTVRLVDSMPPHEKNQQDDPCLVRHLEGLDGEVEVRMRWVLRFAYADAVPWVQHVRTEDPTDEYVIGVAGPHAVVLRGDVLPYPVSGELAHEAVFTVRAGERLSWVLQWTSDTDQVAPPLDPDQETRDSEDFWHEWTSRLRYTGEHSEAVYRSLATLKALTFDPTGGMVAAPTTSLPEALGGDRNWDYRYCWLRDATLVLLALDNYGCSDEAAAWRHWLVRAVAGDPADLQIMYGISGERHMWERELDWLSGYQGSAPVRIGNGAFRQLQLDVFGEVMDALHLARERGLQDTARSWDVQRGMLTHLETIWQQPDKGLWEVRGPDRHFTHSRVMVWVAFDRGVRAIEEHGLSGPVGRWKELRDTVHEEVLTKGFNEELGAFTQYYGGTELDASILLIPAVGFLPGDDERVTSTVRAVEQRLRHGVLVDRYEAAEGEHSVDGLHGREGSFLACSFWLVDALAGAGRRDEAVEMFEGLLELANDVGLYAEEYDLHSGRFTGNFPQAFSHLGLVNSAAVLYGGHVRNESVRRGPWSRR
- a CDS encoding putative bifunctional diguanylate cyclase/phosphodiesterase, which encodes MTRWTASSPSAEDPSSAGAVRAADRQRFALAWAQALTRTSYVPMTGDEVERRLESYTERLVADLVSEPFDSEDARAVGADLVAVHFTGAESLAGTVDVLGEDALRLLGIEDTPEWRQRLSAIQGAVCAGFVQAARKRTLDEQEAIRQAVIDARDSVENALRTSESRFRAIFAEAVLGIGIADIGGRILEVNSSLRRILGRPYDELRRMMVYELTGPDEDDENRDVYEQLVRGDRDQYRVEKQFVRPDGTRVWTEIVVSLVRGEDDLPLYQVAMVEDVTDRKTLQERLRHQAMHDPLTGLPNRALLLDRLDETMRAHRDDERIAVCYMDLDGFKMINDSLGHHIGDDLLVAVADRLAHTVRGSDRLVARMGGDEFVILVEDSTGTEQAVDIAETVLDALGDPIRIGGNELSVGASIGIVERPVEGQDAAELIRDADVTLYWAKSEGKGTWKTFDPVRNASELARFHLSATMPAALEHGEFYVDYQPLVGLRRREVVGVEALVRWWHPDHGRLGPDKFIGLAEETGLIVPLGRWVLGTACRQAKQWADEFGDTAPFVSVNLAVRQLREPRLVSDVAAVLAETGLEAAKLQLELTESAVMGTADEALEPLRRLSEMGVRIAIDDFGTGYSNLAYLRHLPVHELKIAGSFMEGLRNPDEPDPVDARIVRTLVELAHTLGLSVTAEGVETEDQAQRLAAIGCETGQGYYFEKPCLPDRARAFIADHLPQWA